Proteins encoded by one window of Streptomyces uncialis:
- a CDS encoding pyridoxamine 5'-phosphate oxidase family protein produces MRETPEELDKLQSLLDSSLSGSTAHLRSIVEGRTITAAQLTGVLTGMCTLALSTVTAKGEPRISGADGHFLHGRWHFGTARNAAKARHLAARPAASVAHMRGEDLGVFTHGTVEEMNPEDAGTTADWQELRAYLKDFYNDDAFDWNREVVYYRLNPHWTTVYAPDLDKLTGP; encoded by the coding sequence ATGCGCGAAACCCCGGAAGAACTCGACAAGCTCCAGTCCCTCCTCGACTCCTCCCTCTCCGGCTCGACCGCACACCTCCGCTCGATCGTCGAGGGCCGCACCATCACGGCGGCGCAGCTCACCGGGGTCCTCACCGGCATGTGCACGCTCGCCCTCTCCACGGTGACCGCGAAGGGCGAACCGCGGATCAGCGGCGCCGACGGGCACTTCCTGCACGGCCGGTGGCACTTCGGCACGGCGCGCAACGCCGCCAAGGCGCGTCATCTCGCGGCCCGTCCGGCCGCCAGCGTCGCGCACATGCGCGGCGAGGACCTCGGCGTGTTCACCCACGGCACGGTGGAGGAGATGAACCCCGAGGACGCCGGGACCACGGCCGACTGGCAGGAACTCCGCGCCTACTTGAAGGACTTCTACAACGACGACGCCTTCGACTGGAACCGCGAGGTCGTCTACTACCGGCTGAACCCGCACTGGACGACCGTCTACGCCCCCGACCTCGACAAGCTCACCGGCCCGTGA
- a CDS encoding serine hydrolase, with the protein MTDFVVALERGELLTRGSLNAMFTPRAVPRIRFPSPLAVSGYGYDVFIETLAGHPARFHHGDNPGHRSFLVRLPEQDTAIAVLTRDEHTGPYTTLSALTAGYLTVRLGTPQPAGMQRDPERPGPEGKIGVPRSSATSSHI; encoded by the coding sequence GTGACGGATTTCGTGGTTGCGCTGGAACGGGGAGAGCTTCTCACCCGCGGTTCCCTGAACGCGATGTTCACCCCGCGTGCCGTCCCACGTATCCGGTTTCCGTCGCCGCTGGCCGTCTCGGGGTACGGCTACGACGTGTTCATCGAAACCCTGGCCGGGCACCCGGCCCGTTTCCACCACGGCGACAATCCCGGCCACCGCTCCTTTCTGGTCCGCCTCCCAGAACAGGACACCGCGATCGCCGTCCTCACCCGCGACGAACACACCGGCCCGTACACAACCCTGTCCGCACTGACCGCCGGATACCTCACGGTGCGACTCGGCACTCCGCAACCGGCAGGGATGCAGCGGGACCCGGAACGCCCGGGGCCGGAGGGGAAGATCGGCGTACCCCGTTCTTCGGCCACGAGCTCTCACATCTGA
- a CDS encoding rho GDP-dissociation inhibitor, with amino-acid sequence MPEQETSSTVAQAADDGRRLVLRSLTLESEGGTPTTWQLDDPQALAELKEKGFTLTEGSHYKLRYAFQVRHDIISGLTYVSATSRQRIKVGKEQALLGAFGPQAALHKYTVPRSDRCKTPSGPLLERSEAELRAWGRGSLGSLLYRRALGEAVATVPAVREGAPSTGPAPTYAQVQVLVDGPGVTGR; translated from the coding sequence ATGCCCGAGCAGGAGACGAGCAGCACGGTGGCGCAGGCGGCGGACGACGGACGGCGGCTGGTCCTCCGGTCGCTGACCCTGGAGAGCGAGGGCGGCACCCCGACCACCTGGCAGCTGGACGACCCGCAGGCGCTCGCCGAACTGAAGGAGAAGGGGTTCACCCTCACCGAGGGCAGCCACTACAAGCTCCGCTACGCCTTCCAGGTGCGGCACGACATCATCTCGGGCCTCACGTACGTCTCGGCCACCTCCCGCCAGCGCATCAAGGTGGGCAAGGAGCAGGCGCTGTTGGGCGCGTTCGGCCCGCAGGCGGCACTGCACAAGTACACGGTTCCCCGCTCCGACCGGTGCAAGACGCCGAGCGGCCCCCTGCTCGAGCGCAGCGAAGCGGAGTTGAGAGCTTGGGGGCGGGGCAGCCTCGGGTCGCTGTTGTACCGGCGGGCGCTGGGCGAGGCTGTCGCCACGGTGCCGGCGGTACGCGAGGGCGCGCCGTCGACCGGCCCCGCACCCACGTACGCGCAGGTGCAGGTCCTCGTCGACGGTCCCGGCGTCACGGGCCGGTGA